In Microbulbifer celer, a single window of DNA contains:
- a CDS encoding protein adenylyltransferase SelO, protein MTDSNRTLDDIRLQHRYADLGPVFGTPTAPTPLENPVLIHVNPAVLSLLGLAPETAQDPRLATITTGEHLLPGSKPVAMKYTGHQFGAYNPELGDGRALLLGEIENNGRLWDLHLKGAGKTPYSRFGDGRAVLRSTIREYLAGEALTALGIRSTRALCLVDSKTPVAREKMETGAALIRVAETHIRFGHFEYLFYTRQLEAQHKLVEHVCAQFLPEVADKPVQEQAEALLRFTVKRSAEMAAGWQSVGFAHGVLNTDNMSIIGDTFDFGPYGFLDDYEPGFICNHSDHTGRYAFDAQPGVVLWNLNALAHGFSSLLDTETLKSCLGDFQPLLIDFYATRMRAKLGLATEEEGDQQLCADLLQVLDDGRVDYSAFFRALSRYQGERPAASLESLVAPGQHENLGQWLSHYDQRLQRESVTPAERSRAMLRVNPKFVLRNYLVQQVIEAAEAGDYAPFETLFMLLQSPFDEHPEFESWAGVPPESGKHLPISCSS, encoded by the coding sequence GTGACTGACAGCAACCGCACGCTCGACGACATCCGTCTTCAACATCGCTACGCCGATCTCGGCCCGGTATTCGGCACCCCCACGGCCCCCACACCGCTGGAAAATCCGGTACTGATCCACGTGAACCCGGCTGTACTTTCACTGCTGGGTCTGGCCCCGGAGACGGCACAAGATCCGCGGCTGGCAACAATCACTACCGGTGAACACCTGCTGCCCGGCAGCAAACCCGTGGCGATGAAATATACCGGCCATCAGTTCGGCGCCTACAACCCGGAACTGGGGGATGGCCGTGCGCTATTGCTGGGAGAGATTGAAAACAACGGCCGACTCTGGGATCTCCACCTCAAGGGTGCGGGCAAAACCCCCTACTCCCGCTTCGGCGACGGCCGCGCGGTGTTGCGCTCCACCATTCGCGAGTACCTCGCCGGTGAGGCGCTGACCGCACTGGGTATCCGCAGCACCCGCGCGCTCTGTCTCGTCGACAGTAAAACGCCGGTGGCGCGGGAGAAAATGGAAACCGGTGCAGCACTGATCCGCGTCGCGGAAACCCATATCCGCTTTGGCCATTTTGAATATCTGTTCTATACCCGTCAGCTGGAAGCGCAGCACAAGCTGGTGGAGCATGTGTGTGCGCAGTTTCTGCCGGAGGTAGCCGACAAGCCGGTACAGGAGCAGGCGGAGGCGCTGTTGCGTTTTACGGTAAAACGCAGCGCGGAGATGGCGGCGGGCTGGCAATCTGTGGGTTTCGCCCACGGGGTGTTGAATACCGACAACATGTCGATCATCGGTGATACGTTCGATTTCGGCCCGTACGGTTTTCTGGACGATTACGAGCCCGGCTTTATCTGCAATCACTCGGATCATACGGGGCGCTATGCCTTTGATGCCCAGCCCGGGGTAGTGTTGTGGAATCTGAATGCGTTGGCCCATGGGTTTTCCTCACTGCTGGATACGGAAACCCTGAAGAGCTGCCTGGGAGATTTTCAGCCACTGCTTATTGATTTTTACGCGACGCGGATGCGGGCGAAGTTGGGCCTGGCGACTGAAGAGGAAGGCGATCAGCAGTTGTGCGCGGATCTGCTACAGGTGCTGGACGATGGACGTGTGGATTATTCGGCGTTTTTCCGCGCGTTGTCCCGTTACCAGGGGGAACGTCCCGCCGCCAGTCTGGAATCACTGGTCGCGCCGGGGCAGCATGAGAACCTGGGACAGTGGTTGAGTCACTACGACCAGCGCTTGCAGAGGGAGTCGGTAACACCGGCAGAACGCAGCCGTGCGATGTTGCGGGTAAATCCGAAGTTTGTTTTGCGGAATTATCTGGTGCAGCAGGTGATTGAGGCGGCAGAGGCTGGCGATTACGCGCCTTTTGAAACGTTATTCATGTTGCTCCAGTCGCCGTTTGATGAGCATCCGGAGTTTGAGAGTTGGGCTGGGGTTCCGCCCGAATCTGGGAAGCATCTGCCCATTAGCTGCTCTTCGTAG
- a CDS encoding Ppx/GppA phosphatase family protein translates to MMTADQPAERYAALDLGSNSFHLLLAEFRDERMVRLHTDRAMVRLAAGLDAERNLAPEVAERALEALRRFSPVLQDLPAENVRVVGTNTLRAAAENADGFLEAAESILGVPVEIISGIEEARLIYSGVMAAAEGEPTLRCVVDIGGGSTELVRGIETPRLLQSLNMGCVAYSRRFFDSGKIDSGKHNHFIRARRAAQAELQELQHLADDALVVGASGTVKSVARVLNEGKLDPILRDDLDDLADKVAACKTIESLELPHLDPERRPVFAAGLAILHAIFRELDIREMHVSPYAIREGIVHDLAGRQRGGDRRADTIAALMERWQIDPEQAQRVANTALQFLGQLNPHTPVGDRRLLRWAADLHEIGLALSHSSFRKLGAYMIEHADLAGFGKGEQENLAYLVRNQRGDIKAAREHYGFHPDSDLLMCLRLACIVHRDHVDRSIDDLQLSADGPGYCMTVSADWLYQNPAIEDLLNMEVDCWADKNISLTLSSP, encoded by the coding sequence ATGATGACAGCCGATCAGCCAGCAGAGCGCTACGCCGCCCTGGACCTTGGGTCCAACAGTTTTCACCTGCTTTTGGCAGAGTTTCGCGACGAGCGCATGGTGCGTCTGCACACCGATCGCGCCATGGTTCGCCTGGCCGCGGGGCTCGATGCCGAACGCAATCTGGCCCCCGAGGTTGCAGAACGGGCGCTGGAAGCATTGCGCCGCTTCAGTCCCGTACTACAGGACCTTCCCGCGGAGAATGTGCGCGTCGTGGGGACCAACACCCTGCGCGCCGCGGCGGAAAATGCCGACGGTTTCCTGGAAGCGGCGGAATCCATCCTCGGCGTACCGGTGGAGATCATCAGCGGCATCGAGGAAGCGCGCCTGATTTACTCCGGCGTGATGGCGGCGGCGGAAGGCGAGCCCACCCTGCGCTGTGTGGTAGATATCGGCGGCGGCTCCACTGAGCTGGTGCGCGGTATTGAAACACCCCGATTACTGCAAAGCCTGAATATGGGCTGCGTCGCCTACAGTCGACGCTTTTTCGACAGCGGTAAAATCGACAGCGGCAAGCACAATCACTTCATTCGCGCCCGCCGCGCAGCACAGGCTGAGCTGCAAGAGCTGCAACACCTGGCGGATGACGCCCTGGTGGTCGGCGCGTCCGGTACCGTGAAGTCCGTCGCACGGGTACTGAATGAGGGTAAACTTGACCCCATCCTGCGCGATGACCTCGATGACCTCGCCGACAAGGTCGCCGCCTGCAAGACCATTGAAAGCCTGGAACTTCCCCATCTGGATCCCGAGCGCCGACCGGTGTTTGCCGCCGGGCTCGCGATCCTCCACGCCATTTTCCGTGAACTGGATATTCGTGAAATGCATGTATCCCCGTATGCCATTCGCGAGGGGATTGTCCACGACCTCGCCGGCCGGCAGCGCGGTGGCGACCGCCGCGCAGATACCATTGCGGCACTGATGGAACGCTGGCAGATCGATCCCGAACAGGCCCAGAGGGTTGCCAATACGGCCCTGCAGTTTCTCGGCCAGTTAAATCCGCATACGCCGGTTGGCGATCGTCGCCTGCTGCGCTGGGCCGCCGATCTGCACGAAATCGGACTGGCGCTTTCCCACAGCAGCTTCCGAAAACTTGGCGCTTACATGATCGAACACGCAGATCTCGCGGGGTTCGGCAAAGGGGAGCAGGAAAACCTGGCCTATCTGGTACGCAACCAGCGCGGTGACATCAAAGCAGCACGGGAGCACTACGGTTTCCACCCCGATAGCGACCTGTTAATGTGCCTGCGGCTGGCGTGCATCGTGCACCGGGATCATGTCGATCGCAGTATCGATGATCTGCAACTGAGCGCCGATGGCCCCGGTTATTGCATGACCGTCTCCGCAGACTGGCTATACCAGAACCCCGCGATCGAAGACCTGCTGAATATGGAAGTCGATTGCTGGGCAGATAAAAACATTTCCCTGACCTTGAGCAGCCCGTGA